The following nucleotide sequence is from Streptomyces leeuwenhoekii.
GCTCCGAGGAGATCGACAGCGCCAGCAAGAACGGCACCCTCCACGGTGTCCGCGACAGCCTCGTCGGCCTCGCGAGCGACCTGAACGACCTCAACAAGATCCGCAGCACCGCCTACGAGTCCCGGGAGAACTCCACCCGGACCGTCGACGCGTACCACCGCCTGATCTCCCACCTGCTCGACCTCTCGCAGGACATGGCGGAGGCCACCAGCAACCCGGAGATGATCCAGCGCACGCGCGCGCTGGCGGCCTTCTCGACCGCCAAGGAGTACGCCTCCGTGCAGCGCGCGGTCATCGCCGCGGCGCTGCCCGCCACCAACACCAAGGCCGGCGACCTCTCCGAGAACGACCGGCTCTACGCCGAGGCCGCGCTGCAGAGCCAGCGCTCGGAGCTGCGCAGCTTCACCAGCATCTACGGCGACGGGGCCGAGGAACTCCTCAAGCCCATCGACCAGGGCAACCCGACCATCGAGGCCACCGACAAGTACGCGGGCCGCGTGCTGGGCACCGACGGCGCCATCGAGGAGATCGAGAGGCGGTCCTACCAGGACTGGCTGGACGACAGCTCCACCAAGATCCAGCAGATGAAGAACATCGAGCACACGCTGCTGGAGGACATGGAGCAGAAGGCGCGTGAGCTGCGCAGCGAGTCGGAGCGCGAGGCGATCATCTCCGGTGCGCTGATCCTGCTCGTGCTCGGTGTGTCGCTGGTCGGCGCCTTCGTCATGGCCCGGAGCATGATCCGCTCGCTGCGCCGGCTGGAGGACACCGCGACCCGGGTCGCCCAGGACCGCCTGCCCGAGCTGGTCAAGCAGCTCTCGGAGTCCGACCCGCAGGACGTGGACACCTCCGTGGAGTCGGTCGGCCTGCACTCCCGCGACGAGATCGGCCGGGTGGCCGCGGCCTTCGACGACGTGCACCGCGAGGCGGTCCGCCTCGCCGCCGAGCAGGCGCTGCTGCGGGGCAACGTCAACGCGATGTTCACCAACCTCTCGCGCCGCTCCCAGGGTCTGATCCAGCGCCAGCTCTCGCTCATCTCCGAGCTGGAGTCCCGCGAGGCCGACCCGGACCAGCTCTCCTCGCTGTTCAAGCTGGACCACCTGGCGACCCGTATGCGCCGTAACGGCGAGAACCTCCTCGTCCTCGCCGGTGAGGAGCCGGGCCGCCGGTGGACGCGCCCGGTCCCGCTGGTCGACGTGCTGCGTGCCGCCGCGTCCGAGGTGGAGCAGTACGAGCGGATCGAGCTGTCCTCCGTGCCGACCACCGAGGTCGCCGGACGGGTCGTCAACGACCTCGTGCACCTGCTCGCCGAGCTGCTGGAGAACGCGACCTCCTTCTCCTCGCCGCAGACCAAGGTCAAGGTCACCGGTCACGCGCTGCCCGACGGCCGGGTCCTGATCGAGATCCACGACACCGGTATCGGCCTGTCGCCGGAGGACCTGGCGGCCATCAACGAGCGGCTCGCCTCGCCCCCGACGGTGGACGTCTCCGTCTCCCGCCGCATGGGTCTGTTCGTGGTCGGCCGGCTCTCCCAGCGCCACGGCATCCGCATCCAGCTCCGCCCGTCCGACTCCGGTGGTACGACCGCGCTGGTCATGCTGCCCGTCGACGTCGCCCAGGGCGGCAAGAAGCCCCAGCCCAAGCAGGGGCAGGGCCCCGGCATCTCCGGCGGTCCGGCCGCCGCGCAGGCCGCGGCGGGTGCCGCGGCGGCCCGGCGGGCCGCGGCCGGCCAGGGCGGCGGCCGCGGGATCGGCGGCCCCGGGGCCGGCGGTCCGGGCGGCGGTGCCCTCGGCGCCGGTGCGCCGGGCGGCGGACGGCACGGTGCCGGCCCTGGTGCGCGCGCCGCGCTGCCCCCGCGTGACGGCGGCCGTCCGGGACAGCCCGGAGCGCCGCGGGGCCCGCAGGGTCCGGGGGGCCCGCAGGAGGGCCGTCCGGCTCCCGGCGGTCCGGGTGCCGGCCAGGCCCCGGGCGCCCCGCAGGGCCTGCAGGCCGCGGGCATGAACGCGCCGCAGCGCCCCGACGCCTTCGGCGGCCGCGGGCCCGCCGGCCTGGAACAGACCCGGCCGGGCGCCACCCCGCCGCGGCGCCGCGGCAGGGGCGAGGACCAGGCCGAGCGGGGCCGCCGGCCGCAGCTTCCGGCCCGCGGTGGCCCGCGGCCCGAACTGCCCGGTGGCGACTCCCAGCCCCGCGTGCCGAGCTGGGGCGACGACAACGCCCGGCCCCCGGTGCCGCGCGCCTCGCTGGACACCCCGCGCGGCCACGAGGAGCCGGACGTCTCCGCCACGTCCCGCATGCCGCGCGTCGACGACCGTCAGGGCCCCGGCGCCACGGCGGAGATCCCGGCGTTCCCCGGCACCGGCGACCGTCACGGTCCCGGCGCCACCGCCGAGTTCGCCCGCCCCGACTTCGGTGCCCCGGATCCCGGTGCCGCCGGTCCGCAGCAGACCGGCGCGTTCCCCCCGCCCGAGGCGCCCGCCGACCGGTTCGCCGGTGACGCGCAGAACACCGAGCAGTTCGTCCGCGGGGACGTCTTCGGCACGCCCGCCGGGCAGAACGACCCGGCGTCCGCGGACCGGTTCGCCGCGCCGCAGGCGTACGACAACGGTTCCACTGGCCGGCACGCCCTGCCGGAGCAGCCGGGTCCGGCCGCGGGCCGGCTGGAGCGTCCGCACTCCGACGGCCCGAGCGCGGGCTCCGGCTTCGGCACCCCGCAGGCGCGCCCCGTCCGTCCGGAGCCCGAGGCGCTGCCCCCGGCACCGAACGCCGGTGACGGGCGTACGCCGCTGTACGACACCCTGGAGACCAACTGGTTCCGCGGTGAGCAGCGGCAGCAGGAGAGCGGACCGGCGGCGTCCGAGCCGCAGCAGCCGCAGGCCCCCGCCGCCTCTCCCGAGCAGCCCTCCGCCTCCACCGCCTGGCGCTCGCCGAACGACGAACTCGTCCGGCAGGCCGAGCGGGTGCGGCAGCCGGCCGCGGGTGGTGTCACCACCTCCGGCCTGCCGCGCCGGGTGCCCCGGGCCAACCTCGTGCCCGGAACGGCTCAGCAGCAGCCGCACCAGAGCGGTCCGCAGGTCTCGCGCGCGCCCGACGACGTGCGCGGCCGGCTGACCAATCTCCGTCGGGGTATCGCACAGGGCCGACAGGCGGGGGCTGCCCAGACCGGCAGCCACCCGCGGCCCACTCACCAGCAGGAGCGTTAGTTGAGCCCGATGAGCCAGGCGGCACAGAACCTGAACTGGTTGATCACGAATTTCGTGGACAACACCCCCGGGGTGTCCCACACGGTCGTGGTCTCCGCCGACGGACTCCTTCTGGCGATGTCCGAAGGCTTCCCGCGCGACCGCGCCGACCAGCTCGCGGCCGTCGCCTCCGGACTGACCTCGCTGACGGCCGGGGCGTCCCGGATCTTCGAGGGCGGTCCCGTGGCGCAGACGGTGGTGGAGATGGAACGCGGGTTCCTCTTCCTGATGTCCGTCTCGGACGGCTCGTCGCTGGCCGTGCTCGCCCACTCGGAGTGCGACATCGGCCTCGTCGGCTACGAGATGACGCTCCTCGTGGAGCGCGCGGGGGCGGTACTCACGCCCGACCTGCGCGCCGAACTGCAAGGCAGTCTGCTCCACTGACAGGTCCCGGCACCACCCACCTCACCAAATCACCGTCCGGCCGCCACAATCCCCCCACCGGCCCCGTCAGACGGCTTGACTGACCGACTTGCTGTCCCGCCCGGAGGATTCATGAACCCGCCCACCGCCTCTCATGATCCGTACGCGGAGCCGTACGAGGACGAGGGCGACCAGCCGCTGGTACGTCCGTACGCGATGACCGGCGGCCGGACCCGGCCGCGCTATCAGCTCGCCATCGAGGCGCTGATCAGTACGACGGCCGACCCGGCAGCGCTCATGGGGCTCCTCCCGGAGCACCAGCGCATCTGCCACCTGTGCCGCGAGGTGAAGTCGGTCGCCGAGGTGTCGGCGCTGCTGAACATGCCGCTGGGTGTGGCCAGGATCCTGGTCGCCGACCTCGCCGAGGCCGGACTCGTCGCCATCCACCAGCCGGGCGGCGACGAGAACGCCGGCGGAGCGCCGGACGTGACACTGCTCGAAAGGGTGCTCAGTGGACTTCGCAAGCTCTGACGGGGGCCGGTCGACCACCTCCGCGAAGATCGTGGTGGCGGGCGGCTTCGGCGTGGGCAAGACCACGTTCGTCGGCGCCGTCTCCGAGATCGACCCGCTGCGCACGGAGGCCGTCATGACGTCCGCCTCGGCGGGCATCGACGACCTCACCCACACCGGGGACAAGACGACCACGACGGTCGCCATGGACTTCGGCCGCATCACCCTGGACCAGGACCTGATCCTGTACCTGTTCGGCACCCCCGGCCAGGACCGCTTCTGGTTCATGTGGGACGACCTCGTGCGCGGCGCCATCGGCGCGGTGGTCCTGGTCGACACGAGGAGGCTCGCCGACTGCTTCCCCGCCGTCGACTACTTCGAGAACAGCGGACTGCCGTTCGTCATCGCGCTCAACGGCTTCGACGGCCAGCAGCCGCACACTCCGGACGAGGTGCGCGAGGCCCTGCAGATCGGCCCGGACACCCCGATCATCACCACCGACGCCCGCCACCGCGCCGACGCGAAGGGCGCGCTGATCACGCTCGTGGAGCACGCCCTGATGGCGCGACTGCGCTAGAGCGGGTCCTGGCGGCCAAATCGGCAGCCGACCGGGGCAGTTGCCCGGACGCCGGGGCCGGCTGTGTCGTTTGACACGGTCGGCTTCGGGGTTCATAACGTTTCGGCAGAGGAATCGGGTGGTACAACCACGCGTCGCGCACATCTGGTCTCACTGTGCTCACGAACGCCCCGTCTTTTGACGGGGCTCGCTCTTTATGACCGTTTTATCGGGCGTTTATCCCGCACGGATTCCCCTGGCTCCACTGTTTGGAAGAGCGCTGGTCGTCGTGCTGGAATGCCTGAACTGCCCCCTGGTCAAAGACGTACTCAGCCGTACTGCGTACTCGTTGGCGTACCGGGCTCTGAGACACTGCGGCACAACGTTGGTGCCGACCGCCGAGAGGTTGTTGGACGAGTGAGGCGAAGCAAGAACAGTCCCGAGCCGTCGACGGCCCGGGGCAACTTCACCCCGCCGCCGCGCACAGCGGCGCCCGCCCCCGTGCCCGGTCCGGAACCGACGGCCGCGTCCGCCCCGAGCGGCGGCCGCCTCTCCCCGCGCAACTGGCGGGTGACGACCCGGCTCAACGCGATCCTGCTCATACCCGTGCTGGTCGGTCTGGTCATGGGCGGCTTCCAGGTGAAGAGCTCGATCGACACCTGGCAGGAGGCCGAGGACGCCGAGAAGACCGCGCGTCTGGTGCAGACCTCGCTGGCCTACGCCGACGCCCTCTACAACGAGCGGGACGTCTCGGCGGCGCCGCTGCTCCAGGGCAA
It contains:
- a CDS encoding nitrate- and nitrite sensing domain-containing protein, translating into MQGRFKRDGSASAEPEPHGGTGPMAVSSSPQHAQNQGKHAAGDGGERPGRPGAPAPSGQTGPAAAAKQPKGPVGPGSRMALRNWRISTRLVSLLALPVVAATSLGAMRISQSLDDMQQLDNMKLLTDMTKQATELAAALQEERDQSAGPLAHGSKASAISIKGDREKTDRALKNFLESSEEIDSASKNGTLHGVRDSLVGLASDLNDLNKIRSTAYESRENSTRTVDAYHRLISHLLDLSQDMAEATSNPEMIQRTRALAAFSTAKEYASVQRAVIAAALPATNTKAGDLSENDRLYAEAALQSQRSELRSFTSIYGDGAEELLKPIDQGNPTIEATDKYAGRVLGTDGAIEEIERRSYQDWLDDSSTKIQQMKNIEHTLLEDMEQKARELRSESEREAIISGALILLVLGVSLVGAFVMARSMIRSLRRLEDTATRVAQDRLPELVKQLSESDPQDVDTSVESVGLHSRDEIGRVAAAFDDVHREAVRLAAEQALLRGNVNAMFTNLSRRSQGLIQRQLSLISELESREADPDQLSSLFKLDHLATRMRRNGENLLVLAGEEPGRRWTRPVPLVDVLRAAASEVEQYERIELSSVPTTEVAGRVVNDLVHLLAELLENATSFSSPQTKVKVTGHALPDGRVLIEIHDTGIGLSPEDLAAINERLASPPTVDVSVSRRMGLFVVGRLSQRHGIRIQLRPSDSGGTTALVMLPVDVAQGGKKPQPKQGQGPGISGGPAAAQAAAGAAAARRAAAGQGGGRGIGGPGAGGPGGGALGAGAPGGGRHGAGPGARAALPPRDGGRPGQPGAPRGPQGPGGPQEGRPAPGGPGAGQAPGAPQGLQAAGMNAPQRPDAFGGRGPAGLEQTRPGATPPRRRGRGEDQAERGRRPQLPARGGPRPELPGGDSQPRVPSWGDDNARPPVPRASLDTPRGHEEPDVSATSRMPRVDDRQGPGATAEIPAFPGTGDRHGPGATAEFARPDFGAPDPGAAGPQQTGAFPPPEAPADRFAGDAQNTEQFVRGDVFGTPAGQNDPASADRFAAPQAYDNGSTGRHALPEQPGPAAGRLERPHSDGPSAGSGFGTPQARPVRPEPEALPPAPNAGDGRTPLYDTLETNWFRGEQRQQESGPAASEPQQPQAPAASPEQPSASTAWRSPNDELVRQAERVRQPAAGGVTTSGLPRRVPRANLVPGTAQQQPHQSGPQVSRAPDDVRGRLTNLRRGIAQGRQAGAAQTGSHPRPTHQQER
- a CDS encoding roadblock/LC7 domain-containing protein, whose product is MSQAAQNLNWLITNFVDNTPGVSHTVVVSADGLLLAMSEGFPRDRADQLAAVASGLTSLTAGASRIFEGGPVAQTVVEMERGFLFLMSVSDGSSLAVLAHSECDIGLVGYEMTLLVERAGAVLTPDLRAELQGSLLH
- a CDS encoding GTP-binding protein; translation: MDFASSDGGRSTTSAKIVVAGGFGVGKTTFVGAVSEIDPLRTEAVMTSASAGIDDLTHTGDKTTTTVAMDFGRITLDQDLILYLFGTPGQDRFWFMWDDLVRGAIGAVVLVDTRRLADCFPAVDYFENSGLPFVIALNGFDGQQPHTPDEVREALQIGPDTPIITTDARHRADAKGALITLVEHALMARLR
- a CDS encoding DUF742 domain-containing protein, encoding MNPPTASHDPYAEPYEDEGDQPLVRPYAMTGGRTRPRYQLAIEALISTTADPAALMGLLPEHQRICHLCREVKSVAEVSALLNMPLGVARILVADLAEAGLVAIHQPGGDENAGGAPDVTLLERVLSGLRKL